A single genomic interval of Chryseobacterium paludis harbors:
- a CDS encoding MFS transporter, protein MSETENQQPKNIKNNPKIMKAWAVYDWANSVYSLVITSTIFPIYYSILTTAYEKKEYVVETKQWIDVPVRHLIKVFGKEYQPDAVYGYSLTISFFIVVLLSPFLSSLADTIGNKKSFLQFFCYLGATSCMGLAMFTGMHNVFLGLLFSITASVGFWGSLVFYNSFLPDIATRDKQDALSAKGYVYGYIGSVVLVVICLVLIQVFAKGAAQQLLFTRISFLLTGAWWFGFSQYTFKHLPQFGNVKDNLPKDLVLLNYKNIFKKHEEQGGFFEVLKDNMSFYKDIAKESFHELFKVGNELFKDKNLKFFLSSFFFYSVGMQTIFLMATLFGKSEINLAQDKLIGTLLVIQIEAIIGAVIFSRLSRKIGNKNVISIAIVLWIVACLWAYFLNKENPTVEYQFYGVAAVVGLVMGGLQAMSRSTYSKLLPEDSMENTTFFSFYDVLEKIAIIIGTFIFATLIEHFNNMRIAALSMTLFFGVGLILIRFLKVNTLKERDTL, encoded by the coding sequence ATGTCTGAAACAGAGAATCAACAACCAAAAAATATAAAGAATAACCCGAAGATTATGAAGGCTTGGGCCGTTTATGACTGGGCCAACTCTGTATACTCCCTGGTTATTACTTCTACTATTTTTCCTATTTACTATTCTATTCTTACTACCGCGTATGAAAAGAAGGAATATGTAGTAGAAACCAAACAATGGATTGATGTCCCTGTAAGGCATTTAATAAAAGTCTTTGGAAAAGAATATCAACCGGATGCTGTATATGGCTATTCATTGACAATCTCTTTTTTCATTGTGGTTTTACTTTCTCCATTTTTATCTTCTTTAGCAGATACAATTGGAAATAAGAAATCATTTTTACAGTTTTTCTGTTATTTAGGTGCTACTTCTTGTATGGGATTGGCTATGTTTACAGGAATGCATAATGTTTTTTTAGGGCTACTCTTCAGTATTACGGCGAGTGTGGGATTCTGGGGGAGTTTGGTATTTTATAACTCATTTTTACCAGATATTGCGACTCGGGATAAACAGGATGCACTTTCAGCAAAAGGCTATGTTTATGGGTATATAGGATCTGTAGTTCTGGTGGTGATTTGTTTGGTTTTGATTCAGGTCTTTGCAAAAGGAGCAGCTCAGCAATTGCTATTTACAAGAATAAGCTTTCTTTTAACAGGGGCATGGTGGTTTGGATTCTCTCAATATACATTTAAGCATTTGCCACAGTTTGGTAATGTAAAAGACAATCTTCCTAAAGATTTGGTATTATTGAACTATAAGAACATATTTAAAAAACATGAAGAGCAAGGAGGTTTCTTTGAGGTTTTAAAGGATAATATGAGTTTTTATAAAGATATTGCCAAAGAAAGTTTTCATGAGCTTTTTAAAGTTGGGAATGAACTGTTTAAAGATAAAAACCTTAAGTTTTTCTTATCGAGTTTCTTTTTCTACAGTGTAGGAATGCAAACGATCTTTTTAATGGCAACATTGTTTGGGAAAAGTGAAATCAATCTGGCACAGGATAAGCTTATAGGAACACTTTTAGTGATTCAGATTGAAGCTATTATAGGTGCTGTTATTTTCTCGAGATTATCAAGAAAAATAGGTAATAAAAATGTAATCTCTATTGCTATTGTTTTATGGATCGTAGCTTGTTTATGGGCATATTTCTTAAATAAAGAAAATCCTACAGTAGAATATCAGTTCTATGGGGTTGCTGCAGTAGTTGGTTTAGTTATGGGTGGACTCCAGGCAATGTCAAGATCTACCTATTCAAAACTATTACCGGAAGATTCCATGGAAAATACAACTTTCTTCAGTTTTTATGATGTGTTAGAAAAAATAGCGATCATTATAGGAACATTTATTTTTGCGACATTAATAGAGCACTTTAATAATATGCGTATTGCAGCGCTTTCTATGACATTATTCTTTGGTGTTGGGCTAATATTGATTCGATTCCTAAAAGTAAATACGTTGAAAGAACGAGATACTTTGTAA
- a CDS encoding nitroreductase family protein, which translates to MDIIKALEWRYATKRMTGESIPHDILDAIIKAAHLAPSGIGLQPYEIFIISDKLWKEKLLPITMNQPQIVEASHVLVFAAWDNYTPERIDKVFDHLNLIRNADTTISGRQRNFAKQFFGKMSKEENFHHAAKQANIALGLALATAALNKIDASPMEGFDPVMLDEVLDLREKGLRSSMLLALGYRDETNDWNLPLKKVRKPLDEFVKKVN; encoded by the coding sequence ATGGATATTATAAAAGCCTTAGAATGGAGGTATGCAACAAAAAGAATGACAGGAGAGTCCATTCCACATGATATTCTCGATGCAATCATTAAAGCTGCTCATCTGGCACCATCAGGTATTGGATTACAACCTTACGAAATCTTTATTATTTCCGATAAATTATGGAAAGAAAAACTTTTGCCGATTACGATGAATCAACCACAAATTGTGGAGGCATCTCATGTATTGGTATTTGCAGCCTGGGATAATTATACACCGGAAAGAATAGATAAGGTATTTGATCATTTAAACCTAATACGAAATGCAGATACTACAATTTCGGGTAGGCAACGAAATTTTGCTAAACAATTTTTTGGCAAAATGTCTAAAGAAGAAAACTTTCATCATGCAGCAAAACAGGCTAATATTGCTTTGGGACTTGCACTTGCAACCGCTGCTTTAAACAAAATTGATGCTTCGCCAATGGAGGGATTCGATCCTGTAATGTTAGATGAGGTTTTAGATTTACGTGAGAAAGGATTGCGTAGCTCTATGCTTCTTGCATTAGGTTATAGAGATGAAACAAACGACTGGAACCTGCCATTAAAAAAAGTGCGGAAACCCTTGGATGAATTTGTAAAGAAAGTAAATTAA
- a CDS encoding SDR family oxidoreductase: MSKTIFITGTSTGFGKLMTITLSQAGHTVIAGMRGTKDKNEAVATELSALPNVDVVDIDVTNDASVKEAFENTLAKHGKIDVLVNNAGLAGFGLVEAYSIDQIKKFFEVNFYGVIRTYQAVLPGMRKVKSGLIINITSGASGHAMPFMGPYLASKFSVEAITEAIQDELSQFNIENVTIQPGVYPTEMNSGSKAGVQADKPEITKEYDPVATEMFNNIGAGLFGKMAEFNMDPQVIADGVLNLINMEKGTRPLRYPLDAIAQGTDIEFINARAELKAKWVEKYS; encoded by the coding sequence ATGAGCAAAACAATTTTCATTACAGGGACAAGTACCGGATTCGGAAAATTAATGACAATTACATTGTCACAAGCAGGGCATACTGTTATTGCAGGGATGCGTGGAACAAAAGACAAAAATGAAGCAGTAGCTACAGAACTTTCGGCACTTCCAAATGTAGATGTGGTAGATATAGATGTTACTAATGATGCATCAGTAAAAGAAGCTTTTGAAAATACACTGGCTAAACATGGAAAAATAGATGTACTGGTGAACAATGCGGGTCTGGCAGGTTTTGGATTGGTAGAGGCATATTCTATCGATCAGATTAAAAAGTTTTTTGAAGTCAATTTCTATGGTGTTATTCGTACCTATCAAGCTGTTTTACCAGGCATGCGGAAGGTGAAGTCAGGGCTTATTATTAATATTACTTCCGGAGCTAGTGGACATGCAATGCCTTTTATGGGACCTTACCTTGCCTCTAAATTTAGTGTTGAAGCAATTACAGAAGCTATTCAGGATGAGCTATCTCAATTCAATATAGAAAATGTAACCATCCAGCCAGGAGTGTATCCAACAGAAATGAATTCCGGGAGTAAAGCAGGAGTACAAGCTGATAAGCCAGAAATTACCAAGGAATATGATCCTGTTGCTACAGAAATGTTTAACAATATCGGAGCTGGATTATTTGGTAAAATGGCTGAATTCAATATGGATCCCCAAGTCATTGCAGATGGCGTATTAAACCTTATTAATATGGAGAAAGGAACACGTCCTTTACGTTATCCTCTGGATGCTATAGCCCAAGGAACAGATATAGAATTTATCAATGCGAGAGCCGAGCTTAAAGCAAAATGGGTAGAAAAGTACAGTTAA
- a CDS encoding Crp/Fnr family transcriptional regulator, with translation MLDYFINYLKEKITLSEHEIELIKSVAILKRLQKRQYLLQEGDVWKYNAFVSGGLVKTFSVDSKGQEHIMNFSAENYWTGDRESLTSGNPSEFNIVALENSEIILITKDDFISICQKIPQLNNLVNEILQRSFLVSQKRIHANISLSAEEKYQDFIQKNPLIVNRIPQHMIASYLGVSPETLSRIRTQSTKK, from the coding sequence ATGCTTGATTATTTTATAAATTATTTAAAAGAAAAAATCACTCTCTCTGAGCACGAGATTGAGTTAATAAAAAGTGTAGCGATATTAAAAAGACTCCAAAAGCGCCAGTATTTACTCCAGGAAGGTGACGTGTGGAAATATAATGCTTTTGTTTCAGGTGGATTGGTGAAGACTTTTTCTGTAGATTCCAAAGGTCAGGAACATATCATGAATTTTTCGGCAGAAAACTATTGGACAGGTGATCGGGAAAGCTTAACATCTGGAAACCCCTCAGAGTTTAATATCGTTGCATTGGAAAATTCAGAAATTATCCTTATTACGAAAGATGATTTTATAAGTATATGTCAGAAAATACCACAATTAAATAACCTGGTTAATGAAATTCTACAAAGAAGTTTCCTGGTTTCACAAAAAAGAATACACGCAAATATAAGTTTATCTGCAGAAGAAAAATACCAGGATTTTATTCAAAAGAATCCATTAATAGTGAATCGAATTCCTCAGCACATGATTGCCTCATATCTGGGTGTTTCACCTGAAACGCTTAGTCGCATACGAACACAATCAACAAAAAAGTAA
- a CDS encoding acetyl-CoA C-acyltransferase, with translation MKEVFIVSAVRTPMGSFMGSLSTVPATKLGTVAVKGALDKIGLDPKMVQEIYMGNVLQAGEGQAPARQVALGAGLSIETPSTTVNKVCASGMKAVTMAAQAIKAGDVDVIVAGGMENMSSVPHYYNARLATKLGDVKMQDGMVLDGLTDVYNKVHMGVCAEKCATDYSFSREDQDQFAIESYKRSAKAWGEGKFNDEVVSVEIPQRKGEPVIFAEDEEYKAVNFDRLPTLPTVFKKEGGTVTAANASTLNDGASALILVSKEKMEELGLKPLARIVSYADAAQEPENFTTAPAKALPIALKKAGLEISDIDFFEFNEAFSVVGLANNKILGLDAAKVNVNGGAVALGHPLGSSGSRIIVTLINVLKQNNAKYGAAAICNGGGGASAIVIENM, from the coding sequence ATGAAAGAAGTATTCATCGTTTCCGCAGTAAGAACACCAATGGGTAGTTTTATGGGAAGTTTATCAACTGTTCCGGCTACTAAGTTGGGGACTGTTGCTGTAAAAGGAGCATTAGACAAGATTGGTCTTGATCCTAAAATGGTTCAGGAAATTTACATGGGGAACGTTTTACAGGCAGGAGAAGGACAGGCACCTGCTCGTCAGGTAGCATTAGGAGCAGGACTTTCTATTGAAACTCCTTCTACTACAGTAAATAAAGTTTGTGCTTCAGGAATGAAAGCAGTAACTATGGCAGCACAGGCAATTAAAGCAGGTGATGTAGATGTAATCGTTGCCGGAGGAATGGAAAATATGTCTTCAGTTCCACATTATTATAATGCTAGACTTGCAACAAAACTAGGTGATGTAAAAATGCAGGACGGAATGGTTTTAGATGGTCTTACAGACGTTTATAATAAAGTTCATATGGGAGTTTGTGCAGAAAAATGTGCAACTGACTATTCTTTTTCTAGAGAAGATCAGGATCAATTTGCTATTGAATCTTATAAAAGATCAGCTAAGGCATGGGGTGAAGGGAAATTCAATGATGAGGTAGTATCTGTTGAGATCCCTCAGAGAAAAGGAGAGCCTGTAATTTTTGCTGAAGATGAAGAATATAAGGCTGTTAATTTTGACAGACTTCCAACACTTCCAACAGTATTTAAAAAAGAGGGCGGAACAGTAACAGCAGCTAATGCATCTACTTTAAATGATGGAGCTTCTGCGTTAATCCTTGTTTCTAAAGAAAAAATGGAAGAATTAGGTCTTAAACCTTTAGCAAGAATAGTATCTTATGCTGATGCGGCTCAGGAGCCTGAAAATTTCACAACAGCACCTGCTAAAGCTCTACCTATCGCTCTTAAAAAAGCTGGTTTAGAAATTAGTGATATTGATTTCTTTGAATTTAATGAGGCTTTCTCTGTAGTTGGTTTGGCAAATAATAAGATCTTAGGATTGGATGCTGCTAAAGTAAATGTAAATGGTGGTGCTGTCGCTTTAGGACATCCACTGGGAAGTTCTGGTTCAAGAATTATAGTTACTTTAATTAACGTGTTAAAACAAAACAATGCTAAATATGGTGCTGCTGCGATCTGTAATGGAGGTGGTGGTGCTTCTGCCATTGTTATTGAAAATATGTAA
- a CDS encoding RNA polymerase sigma factor, with product MKNLEENFILAKKQDRRAQKALYEAFSCRMLAIANSYTNNIHDAEDVLLNAFLKCFTKLNECRDYKSFPFWLRKIVVNDSISFVRKSKNILYVDIDVADDFSDENFEEQLEEINLEEVFSKMPAGYRIIFNLYVFEEKKHQEIAEILNISEGTSKSQLNKAKKWLVEFFKTKENEKRNTETIKI from the coding sequence ATGAAGAACTTAGAGGAAAACTTTATACTTGCTAAAAAACAAGATCGGAGAGCTCAGAAGGCTCTTTATGAAGCTTTCTCGTGTAGAATGTTGGCTATTGCAAATTCATATACTAATAATATTCATGATGCAGAAGATGTATTATTAAATGCATTTCTAAAGTGTTTCACAAAATTAAATGAGTGCAGAGATTATAAAAGCTTTCCTTTTTGGTTGAGAAAAATTGTAGTTAATGACTCTATAAGTTTTGTACGGAAGTCTAAAAATATACTTTATGTAGACATTGATGTTGCAGATGATTTTTCTGATGAAAACTTTGAAGAACAACTAGAGGAAATTAATCTTGAAGAAGTATTCTCTAAGATGCCGGCAGGATATAGGATAATTTTTAATCTATATGTTTTTGAAGAGAAAAAACATCAGGAAATAGCTGAAATTCTTAATATCTCCGAAGGAACAAGCAAGAGTCAGCTGAATAAAGCTAAAAAATGGCTTGTTGAATTTTTTAAAACAAAAGAAAATGAAAAAAGAAACACTGAGACAATTAAGATCTGA
- a CDS encoding nucleoside permease yields the protein MNLKLRLTILSFLQFFVWGAWLITMANFWFGTKHWDGTQFGAVFGTMGIASIFMPTITGIIADRWVNAERIFSALQILYGIVLFILPHTGDPNSFFYVMLAAMCFYMPTIALANSISYTILKNSNLDVVKDFPPIRVWGTIGFIVAMWITNLTGNKATEGQFYIGGVVAILLGIYALTLPKCPPQKLIDKSAPLSEQLGLNAFKLFGNYKMALFFLFSMLLGAALQLTNAYGDVFLSEFAHFPKYANSFVVQRSTIIMSISQVSETLFILAIPFFLKKFGIKKVMLMSMFAWVLRFGFFAYGIPDGYGLALIVLSCIVYGMAFDFFNISGSLFVETTTDKKIRSSAQGLFMMMTNGFGAVFGSYMAGWAIDKFFTHRFTNVSDLSSYLETTPDNPTFLEILKNSFNAAVNNDGTLSSIVLVKDWHQIWLSFAAYALVLAILFALLFKHKHDPKEVANVNH from the coding sequence ATGAATTTAAAATTACGACTTACCATCCTCAGCTTTCTGCAGTTTTTTGTTTGGGGAGCATGGCTGATTACGATGGCTAATTTTTGGTTCGGTACAAAACATTGGGACGGGACACAGTTTGGAGCTGTTTTCGGAACAATGGGGATAGCTTCTATCTTTATGCCTACCATCACCGGAATTATTGCAGACCGCTGGGTAAATGCGGAGCGAATTTTTTCGGCTCTACAAATTCTTTATGGGATTGTTCTATTTATCTTACCACATACAGGAGATCCTAATTCGTTCTTTTACGTAATGCTTGCTGCCATGTGTTTTTATATGCCAACAATTGCACTTGCGAACTCTATTTCTTACACGATACTAAAGAATAGTAATTTGGATGTTGTAAAAGATTTTCCTCCCATTCGTGTTTGGGGGACAATTGGGTTTATTGTAGCAATGTGGATTACAAATCTTACAGGAAATAAAGCAACAGAAGGACAGTTTTATATTGGTGGAGTTGTTGCAATTTTACTTGGAATCTATGCACTTACCCTACCAAAATGTCCACCACAGAAATTGATTGATAAAAGTGCACCTTTATCAGAACAGCTTGGTTTAAATGCATTCAAGCTTTTCGGAAACTATAAAATGGCATTATTTTTCTTGTTTTCCATGCTTTTAGGGGCTGCATTACAGTTGACTAATGCTTATGGAGATGTTTTCCTAAGTGAATTTGCACATTTTCCAAAATATGCAAATTCTTTTGTAGTACAGCGATCAACAATTATTATGTCCATTTCTCAGGTTTCTGAAACTTTATTTATACTTGCTATCCCTTTCTTTTTGAAAAAGTTCGGAATTAAAAAAGTAATGTTGATGTCAATGTTTGCATGGGTTTTAAGATTTGGATTTTTTGCTTACGGAATTCCCGATGGATATGGCTTGGCTTTAATTGTGCTTTCTTGTATTGTTTACGGGATGGCTTTTGATTTCTTTAATATCTCAGGTTCCCTTTTTGTAGAAACTACAACTGATAAAAAGATCCGTTCTTCTGCACAGGGTTTGTTTATGATGATGACCAATGGTTTTGGAGCTGTTTTTGGAAGCTATATGGCAGGTTGGGCTATTGATAAATTCTTTACACATAGATTTACTAATGTTTCCGATTTATCATCTTACCTAGAAACAACACCGGATAACCCTACGTTTTTAGAGATTCTTAAAAATTCTTTTAATGCTGCGGTAAATAATGACGGAACTTTATCTTCAATTGTTTTGGTAAAAGACTGGCATCAGATCTGGCTATCTTTTGCAGCATATGCCTTGGTACTTGCCATACTTTTTGCTCTCTTATTTAAACATAAGCATGATCCTAAAGAGGTAGCTAATGTAAATCACTAA
- a CDS encoding bifunctional nuclease family protein — protein sequence MDYKQLIIRGISYSQTQSGAYALLLEHEETHIKLPVVIGNFEAQSISLGLEKDIHPPRPLTHDLFTKFIVSANYELVSVIIYQIVDGVFFSNINFKNKVTEEELILDARTSDAVAMAVRFDAPIFTTQQVLNEAGILLELEDVSKEEQSFSETVQSEDNLKSLSMEELQKLLEDAVKEEDYDTALEIQEEIKRRKKKID from the coding sequence ATGGATTATAAACAGCTAATTATTCGAGGAATATCGTACAGCCAGACCCAATCAGGGGCGTACGCTTTGTTATTGGAACATGAAGAAACACATATAAAATTACCTGTTGTTATAGGAAATTTCGAAGCACAATCCATTTCTCTCGGTCTGGAGAAAGATATTCATCCACCACGTCCTCTTACACACGATTTATTTACAAAATTTATAGTTTCGGCGAATTACGAATTGGTCTCAGTCATTATTTATCAGATTGTAGATGGAGTTTTCTTTTCTAATATTAACTTTAAAAACAAAGTAACAGAAGAAGAGCTTATCTTAGATGCCCGAACTTCTGATGCTGTTGCTATGGCGGTACGTTTTGACGCACCAATTTTCACCACCCAACAAGTTTTAAATGAAGCAGGAATTCTTTTGGAATTAGAAGATGTTTCGAAAGAAGAACAATCATTCTCTGAAACCGTTCAGTCTGAGGATAATTTAAAATCTCTTTCAATGGAAGAACTTCAAAAATTATTAGAAGATGCAGTAAAAGAAGAAGATTATGATACTGCCTTAGAAATTCAGGAAGAAATCAAAAGAAGGAAAAAGAAAATTGATTAA
- a CDS encoding electron transfer flavoprotein subunit alpha/FixB family protein has protein sequence MAVFVYAENINGVYKKAAFEAVSYAKAVADQAGDTVTAISVNPTDSSDLLYKYGASNVINIKDEGLKSFSAKAFAQAVSEVADGNIIIFPHTTDASSVAPMLAIMKNYSLITNVLEAPESLSPFQVKRRAFSGKGFMHAKAEGTGVIVTVSQNAFGVKENAASGSEEVKNLSVANEDTKVVSHEQSSGKLDLKEAEVVVSAGRGMKGPENWGMIEDLANVLGAATACSKPVSDIGWRPHTEHVGQTGKAISPNLYIAVGISGAIQHLAGVNSSKTIVVINSDPEAPFFKSADYGVVGDAFQIIPALTEKIKAIKG, from the coding sequence ATGGCAGTATTCGTATACGCAGAAAATATAAATGGAGTTTACAAAAAAGCAGCTTTCGAGGCAGTTTCTTATGCTAAAGCTGTTGCAGATCAGGCTGGAGATACCGTTACAGCGATTTCTGTAAACCCTACTGATTCTTCAGATTTATTATATAAATATGGAGCATCAAATGTTATCAATATTAAAGACGAAGGTCTTAAAAGTTTTTCAGCAAAAGCTTTTGCTCAGGCAGTAAGTGAAGTAGCTGATGGAAATATTATCATTTTCCCGCATACTACAGATGCTTCTTCTGTAGCACCAATGTTAGCTATAATGAAGAATTATTCTTTAATTACTAACGTTCTGGAAGCGCCAGAAAGTCTTTCGCCATTCCAGGTGAAAAGAAGAGCTTTCTCAGGAAAAGGATTTATGCATGCTAAAGCTGAAGGTACAGGAGTGATCGTTACGGTTTCTCAAAATGCTTTCGGGGTTAAGGAAAATGCAGCTTCCGGTTCTGAAGAAGTGAAAAATTTATCTGTAGCCAATGAAGATACTAAAGTAGTTTCTCATGAACAGAGTTCTGGAAAACTGGATCTTAAAGAAGCTGAAGTAGTGGTTTCTGCAGGTAGAGGGATGAAAGGTCCTGAAAACTGGGGGATGATTGAAGATTTAGCAAATGTTTTAGGCGCTGCTACAGCTTGTTCTAAGCCTGTTTCTGATATAGGTTGGAGACCTCACACAGAACACGTAGGACAAACAGGTAAAGCGATCTCTCCAAATCTTTATATTGCTGTAGGTATTTCTGGAGCAATTCAGCATTTAGCTGGAGTGAATTCTTCTAAAACTATCGTAGTCATTAACAGTGATCCTGAAGCTCCGTTTTTTAAGTCTGCTGACTATGGAGTAGTAGGTGATGCTTTCCAGATTATTCCTGCATTAACTGAAAAGATTAAAGCAATCAAAGGATAA
- a CDS encoding electron transfer flavoprotein subunit beta/FixA family protein — MKILVCISSVPDTTSKINFTADKSAFDKNGIQWVINPLDEFALTKAVKLQESQGATVTVINVGDIATEPVIRKALAIGANDAVRVNLDPKDSYSTAKEIAAVAQNGGYDLILCGKESIDYNGGSVPGMVAQLLNQPFVNASVGLDVNGSEATAVREIEGGKETISVKLPAVIAGQKGLVDEKDLIIPNMRGIMSARTKPLQVVEPTSSEVKVQGVSYDSVPPRAAVKMVSPDNLDELVRLLHEEAKVI, encoded by the coding sequence ATGAAAATATTAGTTTGTATTAGTAGTGTTCCGGATACTACTTCCAAAATTAACTTTACAGCAGATAAATCTGCTTTCGACAAAAATGGAATTCAGTGGGTTATTAATCCTTTAGATGAATTTGCATTGACAAAGGCGGTTAAACTTCAGGAATCTCAAGGAGCTACGGTTACAGTAATAAATGTAGGAGACATTGCTACAGAACCTGTAATAAGAAAAGCATTGGCAATTGGTGCAAATGATGCAGTTAGAGTAAATCTTGATCCGAAAGATAGTTATTCAACAGCTAAAGAAATTGCTGCTGTTGCTCAAAATGGAGGTTATGATCTTATCCTTTGTGGTAAAGAATCGATTGACTATAATGGAGGCTCTGTTCCAGGAATGGTAGCTCAGTTATTAAACCAACCTTTCGTGAACGCATCTGTAGGTTTAGATGTAAATGGAAGTGAGGCAACTGCTGTAAGAGAAATTGAAGGCGGTAAAGAAACTATTTCTGTAAAACTTCCTGCTGTAATTGCAGGTCAGAAGGGATTAGTGGATGAGAAAGATCTTATTATTCCTAATATGAGAGGAATTATGTCTGCGAGAACAAAACCTTTACAGGTTGTTGAGCCTACTTCTTCAGAAGTAAAAGTTCAGGGAGTTTCTTATGACAGCGTTCCACCTAGGGCTGCTGTGAAAATGGTTTCTCCTGATAATTTGGATGAGTTGGTAAGACTTCTTCATGAGGAAGCTAAAGTGATATAA
- a CDS encoding SDR family oxidoreductase → MIENKVAYITGGTKGIGFGIAKILLENGVSIAFSGRKREDVMEAEKELQKYSSQVLGIVSDVRSLESEEEAIRYTIDKFGKLDFVIANAGLGIFKPVDELTSEEWNSMIETNLTGAFYTLKASVEELKKSEGYYITISSLAGANFFENGTGYNASKFGVVGFTQAAMIDLRKYNIKTTVIMPGSVATNFNGNVVSEKDEWKIQPEDMGNLVLDILKMNPRVLPSKIEFRATKPGK, encoded by the coding sequence ATGATCGAGAATAAAGTAGCCTATATAACAGGTGGAACCAAAGGTATAGGTTTTGGAATAGCTAAAATTTTGCTTGAGAATGGAGTATCTATTGCGTTCTCAGGAAGAAAACGGGAAGATGTAATGGAAGCGGAAAAAGAATTACAAAAATATTCCAGTCAGGTATTAGGAATTGTTTCTGATGTGAGAAGCTTGGAAAGTGAAGAAGAAGCTATCAGATATACCATAGATAAATTCGGAAAATTGGATTTTGTTATTGCTAACGCTGGATTAGGGATATTTAAACCTGTAGATGAATTAACTTCTGAGGAATGGAATTCTATGATAGAAACTAATTTAACAGGTGCTTTTTACACATTAAAAGCATCAGTAGAAGAGTTGAAAAAGTCAGAAGGATATTATATCACAATTTCAAGTTTGGCTGGAGCTAATTTTTTTGAAAATGGTACCGGGTATAATGCTTCAAAATTTGGAGTTGTAGGATTTACACAAGCTGCTATGATAGACCTTAGAAAATACAATATTAAAACAACGGTGATCATGCCAGGTTCTGTAGCAACAAATTTCAATGGAAATGTAGTTTCTGAAAAGGATGAATGGAAAATCCAACCCGAAGATATGGGGAATTTGGTATTGGATATTTTAAAAATGAACCCACGGGTTTTGCCTAGTAAGATAGAGTTTAGGGCAACAAAACCAGGTAAGTAA